From the genome of Vibrio navarrensis, one region includes:
- a CDS encoding M4 family metallopeptidase has translation MKHNQRQIPWLIAAGVICSLPVTAAEMVPVSDSNILEQALSLQAQSVAPVDNGFQAVKSVQLPNGQVRVRYQQTYQGIPVFDTAVVATETQSGLSNVYGTMAQGIAGDVASVKPAIDLKQAINIALQRHQTISFNGQPFKVENENGQLMVRLDENNKAQVVYLVSFFVAEEEPSRPFMFIDANSGEVLQSWDGLNHATAHGTGPGGNSKTGRYEYGTNYPGFVIDKVGTTCTMDNSVVKTVDLKNRTSGSTAYSYNCPGESNYNDYKAVNGAYSPLNDAHYFGKVVYDMYQDWMNTAPLTFKLTMRVHYSSNYENAFWDGSAMTFGDGASTFYPLVDINVSAHEVSHGFTEQNSGLIYSGMSGGMNEAFSDIAGEAAEFYMKGSVDWLVGADIFKSSGGLRYFEQPSRDGRSIDHASQYYNGLDVHHSSGVYNRAFYLLANKSGWNVRKGFEVFTLANQLYWTASSTFDAGACGVAKAAGDMGYSVNDVVDAFNQVGVNASCGTNNSRVLVNGVPVNNLSGASGSLEYYTFTVDSAASAVVSISGGSGDADLYLKAGSKPTTSSWDCRPYRNGNSESCSVNAQPGTTYHVMLRGYSSYNGVTLKLQH, from the coding sequence ATGAAACACAACCAACGTCAAATTCCTTGGCTGATTGCAGCCGGAGTCATCTGTTCTCTTCCAGTCACAGCCGCCGAGATGGTCCCCGTATCCGATAGCAATATCTTGGAGCAGGCGCTTTCGCTACAGGCACAAAGTGTGGCTCCAGTCGACAATGGCTTTCAGGCAGTCAAGAGTGTTCAGCTTCCTAACGGTCAGGTACGAGTCCGTTATCAGCAGACTTACCAAGGGATCCCTGTCTTTGACACTGCGGTGGTCGCAACAGAAACTCAGTCAGGTTTAAGCAATGTTTATGGCACCATGGCGCAAGGCATCGCAGGCGATGTGGCCTCGGTGAAACCAGCTATCGACCTCAAACAAGCTATCAACATCGCGCTACAGCGCCACCAGACGATCAGCTTCAACGGCCAGCCATTTAAGGTTGAAAACGAGAACGGTCAACTGATGGTGCGCCTTGATGAAAATAACAAAGCGCAAGTGGTTTACTTAGTCAGCTTCTTTGTTGCTGAAGAAGAGCCATCTCGTCCGTTTATGTTCATTGATGCCAACAGTGGCGAAGTGCTGCAAAGCTGGGATGGCCTTAACCATGCAACGGCGCACGGTACTGGCCCTGGCGGAAACAGCAAAACAGGCCGCTATGAGTACGGTACGAACTACCCGGGTTTTGTCATCGACAAAGTGGGCACCACCTGTACCATGGACAACAGTGTGGTCAAAACCGTTGACTTGAAGAACCGAACCTCGGGAAGTACCGCATACAGCTATAACTGTCCTGGTGAAAGCAACTATAACGACTACAAAGCGGTTAACGGCGCATACTCCCCACTCAATGATGCACACTATTTCGGTAAAGTGGTGTACGACATGTATCAAGATTGGATGAACACGGCTCCGCTGACGTTCAAACTGACCATGCGCGTTCACTACAGCAGTAACTATGAGAATGCGTTCTGGGATGGTTCTGCGATGACCTTCGGTGACGGGGCTTCAACCTTCTATCCATTGGTTGATATCAACGTCAGTGCCCACGAAGTGAGCCACGGCTTTACTGAGCAAAACTCAGGGCTGATTTACAGCGGCATGTCCGGCGGTATGAACGAAGCCTTCTCCGATATCGCTGGTGAAGCGGCTGAGTTTTACATGAAAGGCAGCGTTGACTGGTTAGTTGGGGCGGATATTTTCAAATCGAGCGGCGGTCTGCGCTACTTTGAACAGCCATCACGCGATGGACGCTCAATCGACCACGCCTCGCAATACTACAACGGTTTGGACGTACACCATTCCAGTGGTGTTTACAACCGCGCTTTCTATCTGTTAGCGAACAAATCCGGTTGGAACGTGCGCAAAGGCTTTGAAGTGTTTACCTTGGCAAACCAACTGTATTGGACCGCGAGCAGTACCTTTGATGCTGGTGCTTGTGGCGTAGCAAAAGCGGCTGGTGACATGGGATACAGCGTGAACGATGTGGTTGATGCGTTTAACCAAGTGGGTGTCAACGCCAGCTGTGGTACCAACAACTCACGTGTGTTGGTCAATGGCGTGCCAGTGAACAACCTCTCTGGCGCATCCGGTTCGCTTGAGTACTACACCTTTACCGTGGACAGTGCAGCGAGTGCGGTGGTTTCCATCTCTGGCGGCAGCGGCGATGCGGATCTCTATCTCAAGGCTGGCAGCAAACCCACCACCAGTTCTTGGGATTGTCGCCCTTATCGCAACGGCAACAGCGAGAGCTGTTCGGTCAATGCGCAACCTGGCACCACCTACCATGTGATGCTGCGTGGCTATTCGAGCTACAACGGCGTGACACTGAAACTGCAACACTAA
- a CDS encoding Rho-binding antiterminator produces the protein MISCSQYDYIEIACLYGIAVELTLINGNSISGLALTTSYNQQKQECMEIEVGGDAVLVPTKQILAMTALCENPHFTQIEFTQE, from the coding sequence ATGATCAGTTGCAGCCAATATGACTACATTGAAATCGCCTGCTTATACGGCATTGCGGTTGAGTTAACTTTAATCAACGGCAACAGCATTTCCGGATTGGCCCTCACGACCAGTTACAACCAACAGAAGCAGGAATGTATGGAGATTGAAGTTGGCGGCGATGCGGTGTTGGTGCCCACCAAACAGATCCTCGCGATGACCGCGCTTTGCGAAAATCCCCATTTTACTCAAATTGAATTCACCCAAGAGTGA